The following coding sequences lie in one Schistocerca serialis cubense isolate TAMUIC-IGC-003099 chromosome 12, iqSchSeri2.2, whole genome shotgun sequence genomic window:
- the LOC126428186 gene encoding mitochondrial GTPase 1 isoform X1, giving the protein MASVTYHFRDCFRVINKEALHWFPGHMGRGLKQMQQKLKSVDCVIEVHDARIPLSGRNPDFKHTVCGLKPHILVLNKKDLTDMSYSSKVLARLKQEGTPDVLFTNCKDAKCNGVKKIIPRACELISSSNRYNRSETSEYSIMIVGVPNVGKSSLINTLRNRFLGKSSAAAVGAKAGITKSVQNIIKVSEEPKVYLIDTPGILTPSIRDVEAGLRLSLCASLQDHLVGEEIIADYLLFWLNKHRRFNYVELMGLQEPSDNIGTVLTQCALKLGKTLKVRNYDGQYIYKPDMTSAAAFFLKAFRKGDLGTIMLDEDLVLGTVS; this is encoded by the coding sequence ATGGCTAGTGTTACATATCATTTTAGAGATTGTTTCAGGGTAATAAATAAAGAAGCTCTGCATTGGTTTCCTGGCCACATGGGAAGAGGGCTGAAGCAAATGCAACAGAAGTTGAAATCAGTAGACTGTGTCATTGAAGTACATGATGCTAGAATACCATTATCAGGACGTAACCCAGATTTCAAACATACGGTTTGCGGTCTGAAACCACATATATTGGTGCTGAACAAGAAAGACTTGACAGATATGAGTTACAGCTCTAAAGTGTTAGCTCGACTGAAGCAGGAAGGTACACCAGACGTGCTGTTCACAAACTGTAAAGACGCGAAGTGCAACGGCGTGAAGAAGATAATTCCAAGAGCATGTGAACTCATTTCGAGCTCAAACAGATACAATCGGTCAGAGACTAGTGAATACAGTATCATGATTGTCGGCGTTCCAAATGTTGGAAAGTCGTCACTTATAAACACGTTGCGTAACAGATTTCTTGGCAAGTCTAGTGCAGCTGCAGTAGGTGCAAAGGCGGGAATCACGAAGAGTGTTCAGAACATTATTAAAGTCAGCGAAGAACCAAAAGTGTATCTTATTGACACGCCTGGCATACTTACTCCATCTATTAGAGATGTGGAAGCAGGCCTTCGCCTTTCACTATGTGCAAGCCTGCAGGATCACCTGGTGGGGGAAGAAATTATCGCGGACTATCTTCTCTTCTGGTTGAACAAACACCGACGCTTTAATTATGTAGAGCTCATGGGTCTCCAAGAACCTTCAGACAACATAGGCACTGTGTTAACTCAGTGCGCCCTGAAGTTGGGTAAAACTTTAAAGGTAAGGAATTATGATGGACAGTACATATACAAGCCAGATATGACATCTGCCGCAGCATTTTTTTTAAAGGCTTTTAGGAAGGGTGATCTGGGAACAATAATGTTGGACGAAGATCTTGTACTGGGCACTGTATCGTGA
- the LOC126428186 gene encoding mitochondrial GTPase 1 isoform X2: protein MASVTYHFRDCFRVINKEALHWFPGHMGRGLKQMQQKLKSVDCVIEVHDARIPLSGRNPDFKHTVCGLKPHILVLNKKDLTDMSYSSKVLARLKQEGTPDVLFTNCKDAKCNGVKKIIPRACELISSSNRYNRSETSEYSIMIVGVPNVGKSSLINTLRNRFLGKSSAAAVGAKAGITKSVQNIIKVSEEPKVYLIDTPGILTPSIRDVEAGLRLSLCASLQDHLVGEEIIADYLLFWLNKHRRFNYVELMGLQEPSDNIGTVLTQCALKLGKTLKTYYCN, encoded by the coding sequence ATGGCTAGTGTTACATATCATTTTAGAGATTGTTTCAGGGTAATAAATAAAGAAGCTCTGCATTGGTTTCCTGGCCACATGGGAAGAGGGCTGAAGCAAATGCAACAGAAGTTGAAATCAGTAGACTGTGTCATTGAAGTACATGATGCTAGAATACCATTATCAGGACGTAACCCAGATTTCAAACATACGGTTTGCGGTCTGAAACCACATATATTGGTGCTGAACAAGAAAGACTTGACAGATATGAGTTACAGCTCTAAAGTGTTAGCTCGACTGAAGCAGGAAGGTACACCAGACGTGCTGTTCACAAACTGTAAAGACGCGAAGTGCAACGGCGTGAAGAAGATAATTCCAAGAGCATGTGAACTCATTTCGAGCTCAAACAGATACAATCGGTCAGAGACTAGTGAATACAGTATCATGATTGTCGGCGTTCCAAATGTTGGAAAGTCGTCACTTATAAACACGTTGCGTAACAGATTTCTTGGCAAGTCTAGTGCAGCTGCAGTAGGTGCAAAGGCGGGAATCACGAAGAGTGTTCAGAACATTATTAAAGTCAGCGAAGAACCAAAAGTGTATCTTATTGACACGCCTGGCATACTTACTCCATCTATTAGAGATGTGGAAGCAGGCCTTCGCCTTTCACTATGTGCAAGCCTGCAGGATCACCTGGTGGGGGAAGAAATTATCGCGGACTATCTTCTCTTCTGGTTGAACAAACACCGACGCTTTAATTATGTAGAGCTCATGGGTCTCCAAGAACCTTCAGACAACATAGGCACTGTGTTAACTCAGTGCGCCCTGAAGTTGGGTAAAACTTTAAAG